TTGCAAAAAACAGCCGATCACAAAACGCGCGATAGTCTGGCCATTTCCGATCAGCCTTCCAGTCTTCGATAGAAGATTTGATCTCCACGATCCAGATTTCGCTCTTGCGGCTGACGGCGATCAGATCGGCGCGCCTGCCAGATGCCAGTGGCAGCTCCGGCAAAGTCGCCAGCCCCATTTCCAGGAATAGACGCTGAACACCACGACGCACCAGCATCGCGTTTTCGGATTGTCGTCCGTCAGAAAGTGGGTGTGTTTTGTTGGGAATCACGATCGGCATTTACGCATTTTGCGCCCTCAAATCGCGTTGAGCAATCGAAGAACGCTGATTTCC
The Ochrobactrum sp. BTU1 DNA segment above includes these coding regions:
- a CDS encoding MmcB family DNA repair protein codes for the protein MPIVIPNKTHPLSDGRQSENAMLVRRGVQRLFLEMGLATLPELPLASGRRADLIAVSRKSEIWIVEIKSSIEDWKADRKWPDYRAFCDRLFFATHPSVPREIFPEDCGFILSDGYGAEILRDAPEHKLSGATRKALMLRFARAGAARLTIAELAGLDVPETDID